The following nucleotide sequence is from Candidatus Zixiibacteriota bacterium.
TGCGGACGATTGATCGTGATCCTGGCTATTCCCTCCGCCTTGTGGTAGAGAATATCCTCGTATTGTCCGGCCTCGACCCATTTGATATTTCCCATACTTACCTCTTGATATTCACGTCAGATACTGCCTGACTTGCTCCACAAAAGCCACCGGTTGTTCAAGGTGAACATTGTGTCCGGCACCAGCTACTACGGCCACCGTCGTGCCGAGAATCTCCTCGGCCATCTCTTTCGCTATCTCCTGAAACTTAGCATCCTTTTCCCCAACAATCAACCGCAGGGAGGCCTTTACTTCATTCAATCGTGGCCACAGGGATGCCTGTTGGCCAGTGCCCATCATAGCCAATGATTTCGCCCAACCGGCCATATCTGCCCGAGAACGATCTTTTAGAAGTCCCTCCAGTTTGTCCGGATATTGCCTGAGCGAATCAAACAGCGGTTGGTCATACCATTCCCGCATGAATTCCTCCACCGGCATTGTTTGCAACTTCTTAGTGATAAGGGCATCATGTGCGCGACGAACCGCGCGTTCTTCCTCGGTCTTGAGACCAGGAGAGGATGACTCCAAAACGATCCTGTCGAACCGATCGGAATAGTTGATAGCCAAATACAAACCCAACCGACCACCCATCGAATATGCTACCAGATGACACTTCTCAATGGACAACTCATCGAGCCATCTAACAAGACCGCATGCGACGCGGTCCA
It contains:
- the menH gene encoding 2-succinyl-6-hydroxy-2,4-cyclohexadiene-1-carboxylate synthase; this translates as MTSTYRLHYTQKGSPSLPPIVFLHGFTGCGHDWRGVVDGLSDSFHCLLPDLPGHGQTIVDGSDEEFHMDRVACGLVRWLDELSIEKCHLVAYSMGGRLGLYLAINYSDRFDRIVLESSSPGLKTEEERAVRRAHDALITKKLQTMPVEEFMREWYDQPLFDSLRQYPDKLEGLLKDRSRADMAGWAKSLAMMGTGQQASLWPRLNEVKASLRLIVGEKDAKFQEIAKEMAEEILGTTVAVVAGAGHNVHLEQPVAFVEQVRQYLT